Proteins from a single region of Haloarcula laminariae:
- a CDS encoding bifunctional methylenetetrahydrofolate dehydrogenase/methenyltetrahydrofolate cyclohydrolase: MTEIIDGDAVAQSIRDDLATAIDQLADAGHTPTLATVLMSDDPASETYVSMKQSDCEEVGIEALDIEIDPEADAEELYDTVDELNADENVNGILVQMPVPDHVSDRQVLRAIDPRKDVDGFHPENVGRLVAGDARYKPCTPHGIQKLIDAAGVDTEGKEAVVVGRSDIVGKPMANLLIQKAPGGNATTTVCHSRTEDLAAKTREADILVAAAGVPEMIDGEMVKDGATVIDVGINRVDADTEKGYELVGDVDFESAKSKAGAITPVPGGVGPMTRAMLLYNTVKAAGLQHDVAVDLP; this comes from the coding sequence ATGACGGAGATAATCGACGGCGACGCCGTCGCCCAGTCCATACGGGACGACCTCGCGACGGCCATCGACCAGCTGGCCGACGCGGGCCACACCCCGACACTCGCCACCGTGCTGATGAGCGACGACCCCGCCAGCGAGACGTACGTCTCGATGAAACAGTCCGACTGCGAGGAGGTCGGCATCGAGGCGCTGGACATCGAAATCGACCCCGAAGCCGACGCCGAGGAGCTGTACGACACTGTCGACGAGCTCAACGCCGACGAGAACGTCAACGGTATCCTCGTCCAGATGCCGGTGCCGGACCACGTCTCCGACCGGCAGGTGCTGCGGGCCATCGACCCCCGGAAGGACGTCGACGGCTTCCACCCGGAGAACGTCGGCCGCCTCGTGGCCGGGGACGCCCGCTACAAGCCCTGCACGCCCCACGGCATCCAGAAGCTCATCGACGCCGCCGGCGTCGACACCGAGGGCAAAGAGGCCGTCGTGGTCGGCCGCTCGGACATCGTCGGCAAGCCGATGGCGAACCTGCTCATCCAGAAGGCCCCGGGCGGCAACGCGACGACCACGGTGTGTCACTCCCGGACCGAGGACCTCGCGGCGAAGACGCGCGAGGCGGACATCCTCGTCGCCGCCGCCGGCGTGCCGGAGATGATAGACGGCGAGATGGTCAAAGACGGCGCGACGGTCATCGACGTTGGCATCAACCGCGTCGACGCCGACACCGAGAAGGGGTACGAACTGGTCGGCGACGTGGACTTCGAGAGCGCGAAGTCGAAAGCCGGCGCCATCACCCCCGTCCCCGGGGGCGTCGGACCGATGACACGCGCGATGTTGCTGTACAACACGGTCAAGGCGGCGGGACTCCAGCACGACGTGGCCGTCGACCTCCCCTGA
- a CDS encoding DUF5789 family protein has product MSEPDHVEGVDFTRINPVLDDFSYPITADELVDRYGDRELERTNTDPISVAALFEPMGETTFDSPDAVRQMLLSQMPRDSEGRANYSDRGGSHPVETEAAEEAAEQTATDLEEGEATNHDRTEQ; this is encoded by the coding sequence ATGAGCGAACCTGACCACGTCGAAGGCGTCGATTTCACGCGTATCAACCCCGTTCTCGACGACTTCTCGTACCCCATCACCGCCGACGAGCTGGTCGACCGATACGGCGACCGGGAACTCGAACGGACCAACACGGACCCGATATCCGTCGCGGCGCTGTTCGAGCCGATGGGCGAGACCACCTTCGACTCCCCGGACGCCGTCCGACAGATGCTCCTCTCACAGATGCCACGTGACAGCGAGGGCCGGGCGAACTACTCGGACCGGGGCGGCTCCCACCCCGTCGAGACGGAGGCGGCCGAGGAGGCCGCAGAACAGACCGCGACTGACCTGGAGGAGGGAGAGGCAACCAACCACGACCGAACGGAGCAGTAG
- a CDS encoding DUF7117 family protein, giving the protein MNIRGDRECKSCGTRWSYYDTGSVECPECGSLRSVGVDDRTEHTDAPVELDLTPLRNRVDETTTEELAAEVATTCREYTRKRGFIDAGQLQPLDETYVAAVELGAVAAALARRARPSDEAELYFLDLLGGADRGERPGHEAVPEAFRTAFGLAMADAVDSYQRDVRSYLDDHFDDHARRLSGRLRDHRKRIEALDGDVDPADANRLMHAARDLGRYVAGDENAAVTAENWLSGLERDRT; this is encoded by the coding sequence ATGAACATCCGTGGGGACCGCGAGTGCAAGTCCTGTGGGACCCGGTGGTCCTACTACGACACCGGGAGCGTCGAGTGCCCGGAGTGTGGGAGCCTCCGCAGCGTCGGCGTCGACGACCGGACCGAACACACCGACGCGCCGGTCGAGCTCGACCTGACGCCGTTGCGAAACCGGGTCGACGAGACGACGACCGAGGAACTGGCCGCGGAGGTCGCAACGACCTGCCGGGAGTACACCCGAAAGCGCGGGTTCATCGACGCCGGACAGTTGCAACCGCTCGACGAGACCTACGTCGCCGCCGTCGAACTCGGCGCCGTCGCCGCGGCGCTGGCCAGGCGGGCCCGCCCGAGCGATGAAGCGGAGCTGTACTTCCTGGACCTGCTCGGCGGCGCTGACCGGGGCGAACGCCCGGGTCACGAGGCGGTACCCGAGGCGTTTCGCACCGCGTTCGGCCTGGCGATGGCCGACGCCGTCGACAGCTACCAGCGCGACGTTCGGAGCTACCTCGACGACCACTTCGACGACCACGCCCGCCGGCTCTCGGGCCGGCTCCGCGACCACCGCAAGCGCATCGAGGCGCTGGACGGCGACGTGGACCCGGCCGACGCGAACCGGCTCATGCACGCCGCCCGCGACCTCGGCCGGTACGTCGCCGGCGACGAGAACGCCGCCGTCACCGCCGAAAACTGGCTCTCGGGGCTGGAGCGCGACCGGACGTAG
- a CDS encoding carbonic anhydrase encodes MHQTVVEMLARNAEHAERPDARFDDIQNTQFPDAVTVCCSDSRVLQDDMWDNDVPGEIFTVGNIGNRVTQPTSMGHLVSGDVMFPLWNTDTKVAIVVGHTGCGAVTTAFQYLTEDVIQPRGVKYCLEQLKPHLKEALEVLPQDELSDVAAINHLVEYNVDHQVQRLVDSDDVPEDVTVVGAVYDFQDVYSDQRGKVHVINVGGETDVATLHEDNPEIADRIARLWEYGRTLTTEGT; translated from the coding sequence ATGCACCAGACCGTCGTCGAAATGCTGGCGCGCAACGCCGAGCACGCGGAGCGGCCCGACGCGCGCTTCGACGACATCCAGAACACCCAGTTTCCGGACGCGGTCACCGTCTGTTGCTCGGACTCCCGCGTCCTGCAGGACGACATGTGGGACAACGACGTTCCGGGGGAGATATTCACCGTCGGCAACATCGGGAACCGGGTGACACAGCCGACGAGCATGGGGCATCTGGTCTCCGGAGACGTGATGTTCCCGCTCTGGAACACCGACACGAAAGTCGCCATCGTCGTCGGCCACACCGGCTGTGGCGCCGTCACGACGGCGTTCCAGTATCTCACAGAGGACGTCATCCAGCCCCGCGGGGTGAAATACTGCCTGGAACAGCTGAAACCCCATCTCAAGGAGGCCCTGGAGGTCCTCCCGCAGGACGAGCTCTCGGACGTGGCCGCCATCAACCACCTCGTCGAGTACAACGTCGACCACCAGGTCCAGCGGCTGGTGGACAGCGACGACGTCCCCGAGGACGTGACCGTCGTCGGGGCGGTGTACGACTTCCAGGACGTGTATTCGGACCAGCGCGGCAAGGTCCACGTCATCAACGTCGGCGGGGAGACCGACGTGGCGACGCTGCACGAGGACAACCCGGAGATAGCCGACCGAATCGCGCGCCTCTGGGAGTACGGTCGGACGCTGACCACGGAAGGAACTTGA
- a CDS encoding DMT family transporter, with amino-acid sequence MNERRDVVLFVILAVVWGTAFVAIKAGLEALPPVLFAALRYDIAAVLMLGYAAVTSDYWLPRTRADWLTLLVEGTLLIALYNALLFVGEQGVTSGVAAILIGASPILSTGFARLVLPSERLAPIGLVGLAVGFLGVALVAQPTPSALLGGSALPSVLVFLAAATVALGSVLVQRLDGGISSEGMVAWSTAIGALLLHGISAGVVGESLASADFTRRSLFAILYLSVFASALGYVVYFDLLARVGAIELNLVSYAAPVVAALAGWLVLGERLGWLEVVGFCCIFAGFLLLKRRAATEKLRPLVARFRAG; translated from the coding sequence ATGAACGAGCGACGGGACGTCGTCCTCTTCGTGATTCTCGCCGTCGTCTGGGGCACCGCGTTCGTGGCAATCAAGGCCGGGCTCGAAGCGCTGCCGCCGGTGCTGTTCGCCGCGCTCAGGTACGACATCGCGGCCGTGCTGATGCTCGGCTACGCGGCGGTCACCAGCGACTACTGGCTCCCCCGGACCAGGGCGGACTGGCTCACGCTCCTCGTCGAGGGGACGCTCCTCATCGCGCTGTACAACGCCCTCCTCTTCGTCGGCGAGCAAGGGGTGACCAGCGGCGTCGCGGCGATTCTCATCGGCGCGAGCCCCATCCTCTCGACGGGCTTTGCGCGGCTCGTCCTCCCCTCGGAGCGGCTGGCGCCGATTGGACTGGTCGGGCTGGCCGTCGGCTTCCTCGGCGTGGCGCTCGTGGCGCAACCGACCCCGTCAGCCCTGCTCGGCGGGTCGGCGCTCCCCTCGGTCCTCGTTTTCCTCGCCGCGGCCACCGTCGCGCTGGGCAGCGTGCTGGTCCAGCGGCTCGACGGCGGTATCTCCTCGGAGGGGATGGTCGCGTGGTCGACCGCTATCGGCGCCCTCCTCCTCCACGGCATCAGCGCCGGAGTGGTCGGCGAGTCGCTCGCGAGCGCCGACTTCACCCGCCGAAGTCTGTTCGCCATACTGTATCTCTCGGTGTTCGCGAGCGCGCTCGGCTACGTGGTCTACTTCGACCTGCTGGCCCGCGTCGGGGCCATCGAGCTCAACCTCGTCTCGTATGCGGCCCCGGTGGTCGCCGCGCTGGCCGGCTGGCTCGTCCTCGGCGAGCGGCTCGGCTGGCTGGAGGTCGTCGGCTTCTGCTGTATCTTCGCCGGGTTCCTCCTGCTGAAACGCCGGGCCGCGACCGAGAAGCTGAGGCCGCTCGTGGCCCGGTTCCGCGCCGGGTAG
- a CDS encoding lysylphosphatidylglycerol synthase transmembrane domain-containing protein — protein sequence MATVSKERAGYGRLVLGLGLAVVLLGGLFLSLDVAAVLGALAAADPLLVALAAALSLLAQLCWSLTTTTILEGVDGSLPRRRIQLGYLSGTFGKQVLPFGNAGGSAILAYVIAEDLDRRFRDVFAAVTASELLVFAGSVGVAIAGLTSVLLSPYAALPTTLVLALLSVVVLGFVGSGAVIAYRIHLLGTAVERVAWLLRTTVGRVSVRVHRTLAPERVRAGTDSFIEAFGTATGETRRLVVATTVAVLGWLAFSMALYVGLLAVETPIPLGLALFLTPAAGVVTLIPTPGGLGSTEIGLTAAITVFVTSPPAVVAAGVIVFRLVTYWLVVVAGGLASLYLSATVWHALD from the coding sequence ATGGCCACGGTTTCGAAAGAACGCGCCGGCTATGGCCGACTGGTTCTCGGACTCGGGCTCGCAGTCGTCCTCCTGGGGGGCCTGTTCCTCTCGCTCGACGTGGCCGCGGTACTGGGCGCCCTGGCGGCCGCGGACCCGCTCCTCGTCGCCCTGGCGGCCGCGCTCTCGCTGCTGGCCCAGCTGTGCTGGAGCCTGACGACGACGACGATTCTGGAGGGGGTCGACGGGTCGCTCCCGCGCCGCCGCATCCAGCTTGGCTACCTCTCCGGGACCTTCGGTAAGCAGGTGCTCCCGTTCGGCAACGCCGGCGGCTCCGCGATTCTGGCCTACGTCATCGCGGAGGACCTCGACCGGCGGTTCCGCGACGTCTTCGCCGCCGTCACGGCCAGTGAGCTACTGGTGTTTGCGGGCTCGGTCGGGGTCGCGATAGCCGGCCTGACCTCGGTGCTTTTGAGCCCCTACGCGGCGCTCCCGACCACGCTGGTCCTGGCGCTGCTGAGCGTCGTCGTCCTCGGGTTCGTCGGTAGCGGCGCCGTCATCGCCTACCGGATACACCTTCTCGGGACCGCCGTCGAGCGGGTCGCGTGGCTCCTCAGAACCACCGTCGGTCGCGTCTCCGTCCGGGTCCACCGAACGCTCGCACCCGAGCGCGTCCGCGCGGGAACCGACTCCTTCATAGAGGCGTTCGGGACGGCGACGGGGGAGACGCGGCGCCTCGTCGTCGCGACGACGGTCGCCGTGCTGGGGTGGCTCGCCTTCTCGATGGCGCTGTACGTCGGGCTGTTGGCGGTCGAGACGCCGATTCCGCTCGGGCTGGCCCTGTTTCTGACCCCCGCCGCCGGGGTGGTGACACTGATTCCTACCCCGGGCGGACTGGGAAGTACGGAAATCGGGCTGACGGCGGCGATAACGGTGTTCGTCACTTCGCCGCCCGCGGTGGTCGCGGCCGGCGTCATCGTCTTCCGGCTGGTGACCTACTGGCTGGTCGTCGTCGCCGGCGGGCTGGCCTCGCTGTATCTCTCGGCGACCGTCTGGCACGCGCTGGACTGA
- the surE gene encoding 5'/3'-nucleotidase SurE produces the protein MDEPTILLTNDDGIEADGLQAVYDGLSAVGDVVTVAPATDQSAVGRKLSHEVDVWGHEMGFVVDGTPADCVVAGLESLAPETDLVVAGCNRGANLGAYTLGRSGTVSAAVEATFFDVPAIAVSMYIPVREDTDFTGIDDGDLGYDEAVRATTYLAEHALEAGVFDGCDYLNVNAPVADWGPAPLVVTRPSLEYEMTAERNGDAVTLHDRIWERMAEGDIPDPEGTDRRAVVDGAVSVSPLTAPHTTEHHDALDALAEAYDPEA, from the coding sequence ATGGACGAGCCGACCATCCTGCTGACGAACGACGACGGTATCGAGGCCGACGGGCTGCAGGCGGTGTACGACGGGCTCTCGGCGGTCGGCGACGTGGTGACGGTCGCGCCGGCGACGGACCAGAGCGCCGTCGGGCGGAAGCTCTCCCACGAGGTCGACGTGTGGGGCCACGAGATGGGGTTCGTGGTCGACGGGACGCCGGCCGACTGCGTCGTGGCGGGCCTGGAGTCGCTCGCGCCGGAGACGGACCTGGTGGTGGCCGGCTGTAACCGCGGGGCCAACCTCGGGGCGTACACGCTGGGGCGGTCGGGGACGGTGAGCGCCGCCGTCGAGGCCACCTTCTTCGACGTGCCGGCGATAGCCGTCTCGATGTACATCCCCGTCCGCGAGGACACTGACTTCACCGGGATAGACGACGGCGACCTGGGCTACGACGAGGCGGTTCGGGCGACGACGTACCTGGCAGAGCACGCCCTGGAGGCCGGCGTCTTCGACGGGTGTGACTACCTCAACGTCAACGCGCCCGTCGCCGACTGGGGGCCGGCGCCGCTGGTCGTGACCCGCCCCTCCCTGGAGTACGAGATGACGGCGGAGCGCAACGGCGACGCTGTCACGCTCCACGACCGCATCTGGGAGCGGATGGCCGAGGGCGATATCCCGGACCCCGAGGGGACCGACCGCCGGGCCGTCGTCGACGGGGCCGTCAGCGTCTCGCCCCTGACGGCGCCCCACACGACCGAGCACCACGACGCGCTCGACGCGCTGGCCGAGGCGTACGACCCCGAGGCCTGA
- a CDS encoding ATP-binding protein: MSFSAPTQFLALFESVAGDIGDRLPETPAGGPALAGGIGLGHVLVAVWNLTREVDTFGFEFGPFVAFSLIATPGLVVCFLAVRMSYSDFDSRKRWLIGWSAVGGSTLFGAIIYLSILVRLAEGRALSEPIFVLSLASGTGSAAGMVIGELYARALQSAAAADRQRNQLEFMQSLFRHDVMNSMTIIQSRAEFLTDETDGQNQEFAETILEYADNIVSLADRVKEMSNVITGQGEISPSPTPLKPIVERQVTPIRKSHEEIAFDVDVGNVTVMADPLLEEVVGNLVKNAVKHGYDGSDDFTVSVWTTSSDGRTRLHIADTGTGIPEEHREDIFDRGTSETGSGFGLFFVETMVDHYGGSVRVEPNEPSGTVFVVELDTA, encoded by the coding sequence GTGAGCTTTTCTGCGCCGACACAGTTTCTGGCTCTCTTCGAGTCAGTTGCCGGCGATATCGGCGACCGGCTCCCGGAGACCCCGGCCGGCGGACCGGCGCTGGCCGGCGGTATCGGTCTCGGTCACGTCCTGGTGGCGGTCTGGAACCTGACGCGCGAAGTCGACACGTTCGGTTTTGAGTTCGGTCCCTTCGTCGCGTTCTCTCTCATCGCCACCCCCGGACTCGTCGTCTGCTTTCTCGCCGTTCGCATGTCCTACAGCGATTTCGACAGCAGGAAGCGATGGCTAATCGGCTGGAGCGCTGTCGGGGGCTCGACCCTCTTCGGCGCGATTATCTACCTCTCGATACTCGTGCGGCTGGCCGAGGGACGGGCGCTATCCGAGCCGATTTTCGTCCTGAGCCTCGCGAGCGGGACGGGGTCGGCCGCCGGCATGGTCATCGGGGAACTGTACGCGAGAGCGTTGCAGTCGGCGGCAGCCGCCGACCGACAGCGTAACCAACTGGAGTTCATGCAGAGCCTCTTCCGCCACGACGTGATGAACAGCATGACGATCATACAGAGCCGCGCCGAGTTCCTCACCGATGAGACCGATGGACAGAACCAGGAGTTCGCGGAGACGATTCTTGAGTACGCGGACAACATCGTCAGCCTCGCCGACCGGGTCAAGGAGATGTCCAACGTCATCACCGGCCAGGGCGAGATATCGCCCTCGCCGACGCCGCTCAAACCGATTGTCGAGCGACAGGTCACGCCGATACGGAAGAGCCACGAGGAGATAGCGTTCGACGTCGACGTCGGCAACGTGACCGTCATGGCGGACCCCTTGCTGGAGGAAGTCGTCGGGAACCTGGTGAAAAACGCCGTCAAGCACGGCTACGACGGGAGCGACGACTTCACCGTCTCCGTCTGGACGACATCGAGCGACGGCCGGACCCGGCTACACATCGCCGACACCGGGACGGGCATTCCAGAGGAGCACAGGGAGGACATCTTCGACCGCGGCACGTCCGAGACCGGCAGCGGGTTCGGCCTGTTCTTCGTCGAGACGATGGTCGACCACTACGGGGGGTCTGTCCGGGTCGAGCCAAACGAACCGAGCGGGACGGTGTTCGTCGTCGAACTCGATACCGCCTGA
- a CDS encoding small ribosomal subunit Rsm22 family protein, whose translation MNPETRKQIRENAQYLRSVRPLDPEELYEYVEGQPHPAVVRQVLREEAVDLAIVEREDGTFVPAPEGSLEAQVRSVERFPPEHERRVEELLAEIYGDEWAEGDSGDRLRKRVRDIKERYLRREAVDYDALSAHGYAVYHLPDYYAAATRVLSELAADGLLPAQLRVLDVGAGVGGPALALADLVADAGGLLDYHAVEPSAAADVLETVLEPEAGTRSVTVHRETAEAFDLDGAVESGGPFDLILFGNVLNELDDPAAVLERYLGGLADGGTVLALEPADKNTATGLREIERAVADDGPATVYAPTVRLWPHQTPESESWSFEKRPDIEVPPMQKRLDDPDGGTREFVNADVQYAYSVLRTDDRRGIDITPDRSAHAPMADAESFVTDRVNLLAIKLSHDLSEGESNPLYLLGDGSQAVDHFAVLTDPSMLNDDLRTAGYGDLLSIRNALVLWNDDEEAYNVVVDGETTVDRAR comes from the coding sequence ATGAACCCCGAAACACGAAAGCAGATACGCGAGAACGCCCAGTACCTCCGTTCGGTCCGGCCGCTCGACCCCGAGGAGCTGTACGAGTACGTCGAGGGCCAGCCCCACCCCGCCGTCGTCCGGCAGGTGCTCCGCGAGGAGGCCGTCGACCTCGCCATCGTCGAGCGCGAGGACGGCACCTTCGTCCCCGCGCCGGAGGGGTCGCTGGAGGCCCAAGTTCGGAGCGTCGAGCGGTTCCCGCCGGAACACGAGCGGCGCGTCGAGGAGCTACTCGCCGAGATCTACGGCGACGAGTGGGCAGAAGGCGACAGCGGCGACCGGCTCCGCAAGCGGGTTCGCGACATCAAGGAGCGGTATCTCCGTCGCGAGGCCGTCGACTACGACGCGCTCTCGGCCCACGGCTACGCCGTCTACCACCTCCCCGACTACTACGCCGCCGCGACCCGCGTCCTGAGCGAGCTCGCCGCCGACGGGTTGCTCCCCGCGCAGTTGCGCGTCCTCGACGTGGGTGCGGGCGTGGGCGGCCCCGCGCTGGCGCTCGCCGACCTCGTGGCCGACGCCGGCGGCCTGCTCGACTACCACGCCGTCGAACCGAGCGCGGCCGCCGACGTGCTCGAAACCGTGCTCGAACCGGAAGCCGGGACCCGTTCGGTCACGGTCCACCGCGAGACGGCGGAGGCGTTCGACCTCGACGGCGCCGTCGAATCCGGCGGCCCGTTCGACCTGATTCTGTTTGGCAACGTCCTGAACGAGCTCGACGACCCCGCGGCGGTCCTCGAACGGTATCTCGGCGGGCTGGCCGACGGCGGCACCGTCCTCGCGCTGGAACCGGCGGACAAGAACACGGCCACCGGCCTGCGGGAGATAGAGCGGGCCGTCGCCGACGACGGCCCGGCGACGGTGTACGCGCCCACCGTCCGGCTCTGGCCCCACCAGACCCCCGAAAGCGAGTCGTGGTCCTTCGAGAAGCGACCCGACATCGAGGTCCCGCCGATGCAAAAGCGCCTCGACGACCCGGACGGGGGGACCCGCGAGTTCGTCAACGCCGACGTGCAGTACGCCTACAGCGTCCTCCGCACGGACGACCGACGGGGCATCGACATCACGCCCGACCGCTCGGCCCACGCCCCGATGGCCGACGCCGAGAGCTTCGTCACCGACCGGGTGAACCTGCTCGCTATCAAACTCAGCCACGACCTCTCGGAGGGGGAGTCGAACCCGCTGTATCTGCTGGGCGACGGGAGCCAGGCGGTCGACCACTTCGCCGTCCTCACCGACCCCTCGATGCTGAACGACGACCTCCGAACGGCGGGCTACGGCGACCTCCTCTCGATTCGGAACGCGCTGGTGCTGTGGAACGACGACGAGGAAGCGTACAACGTCGTGGTCGACGGCGAGACGACCGTCGATAGGGCGCGATAG
- a CDS encoding NAD(P)-binding domain-containing protein produces the protein MNVLVVGAGSMGQWFARTLSERAGASVAVTDTDSATARQAADAVGGRAVPTDTDERFDVVSIAVPMPVARVAIEEYAPLATEAVVDVTGSMTDPLAAMAETVPDRQRASLHPLFAPANAPGNVAVVTAAGGTTVDAVVDALAAAGNDPFETTSAEHDAAMESVQAAAHAAVLAYAMASEDVPERFHTPVSSGLQSLVEQVVGGEAGVYADIQATFDGADAVADAARELADADHDDFVDLYDELS, from the coding sequence ATGAACGTCCTCGTCGTCGGCGCCGGGTCGATGGGACAGTGGTTCGCCCGGACGCTCTCCGAGCGGGCCGGAGCGTCCGTCGCCGTCACTGACACCGACAGCGCCACCGCCCGGCAGGCGGCCGACGCCGTCGGCGGCCGGGCTGTCCCGACCGACACCGACGAGCGCTTCGACGTGGTCTCGATTGCCGTGCCGATGCCGGTCGCCCGGGTCGCAATCGAGGAGTACGCGCCGCTCGCGACCGAGGCCGTCGTCGACGTGACCGGGAGTATGACCGACCCCCTCGCCGCGATGGCCGAGACGGTGCCAGACCGACAGCGGGCGAGTCTCCACCCGCTCTTTGCCCCGGCGAACGCCCCGGGGAACGTCGCCGTCGTCACTGCGGCGGGCGGCACCACCGTCGACGCCGTGGTGGACGCGCTGGCCGCCGCCGGCAACGACCCCTTTGAGACGACCTCGGCCGAACACGACGCGGCCATGGAGTCCGTCCAGGCCGCGGCTCACGCCGCCGTCCTCGCCTACGCCATGGCGAGCGAGGACGTACCCGAGCGGTTCCACACGCCGGTCTCGTCCGGGCTCCAGTCGCTCGTCGAGCAAGTGGTTGGCGGCGAGGCGGGCGTCTACGCCGACATCCAGGCGACCTTCGACGGCGCCGACGCCGTCGCCGACGCGGCCCGGGAGCTGGCCGACGCCGACCACGACGACTTCGTCGACCTGTACGACGAGCTATCATGA
- a CDS encoding fumarylacetoacetate hydrolase family protein encodes MKRVRFRDSGGNVRGGRWAIEDGEPVVTAAAGPYGRIAFGDESYDPAEVDILPPCEPTKIVCLGRNYADHADEMDSEVPDRPLLFLKGPNAVASHGNTLTMPAGKERIDHEAELGVVIGEQCKNVTEAGAMDVVAGYTCVNDISNRDDQRRETNWVRGKAFDNACPIGPLVATPEHVPEDATIECRVNGETRQSSSREHLVFSVEETIAEITEYMTLEPGDVIATGTPSGVGPLADGDRVEVEIEGIGTLEHGVKIP; translated from the coding sequence ATGAAACGCGTCCGATTCCGCGACTCCGGCGGGAACGTCCGTGGCGGCCGCTGGGCCATCGAAGACGGCGAGCCCGTGGTCACCGCGGCCGCCGGCCCCTACGGTCGTATCGCCTTCGGGGACGAGAGCTACGACCCCGCGGAGGTGGATATCCTCCCGCCGTGTGAACCGACGAAAATCGTCTGTCTGGGACGCAACTACGCCGACCACGCCGACGAGATGGACTCGGAGGTACCGGACAGACCGCTGCTGTTTCTCAAAGGCCCCAACGCCGTCGCCTCCCACGGGAACACGCTGACCATGCCCGCCGGGAAGGAGCGAATCGACCACGAGGCGGAGCTGGGCGTCGTCATCGGGGAGCAGTGCAAGAACGTCACCGAGGCGGGCGCGATGGACGTCGTCGCCGGCTACACCTGCGTCAACGACATCTCGAACCGCGACGACCAGAGGCGGGAGACGAACTGGGTCCGCGGCAAGGCCTTCGACAACGCCTGCCCCATCGGCCCGCTGGTCGCCACACCGGAACACGTTCCCGAGGACGCCACGATAGAGTGTCGCGTCAACGGCGAGACGAGACAGTCCTCGTCCCGCGAGCACCTCGTGTTCTCCGTCGAGGAGACCATCGCCGAGATTACCGAGTACATGACCCTCGAACCGGGCGATGTCATCGCCACCGGCACGCCGTCCGGTGTCGGCCCGCTCGCGGACGGCGACCGCGTCGAGGTCGAAATCGAAGGTATCGGAACCCTCGAACACGGCGTCAAGATTCCGTAA